In Candidatus Methylomirabilis tolerans, the sequence GAGATTGAGAAGGAAGAGTTCGAGGCCAAGAAGCGCGATCTGGTGTGAGGGGAGGGGACAGACAGAATGATGCCACGGTTACAGGTTGACTCGAAGTCCTCCGGATCTCTCGCCCGATCGGTCGATGGAAAGGTGCTGGGTTATGCTGCCGCGTTGTTCGTCGTGTTGCCTTTCCTGGTGTGGTACATAGACGGTCCGGTGGAGAGCTTCATCCCGTCGGTGCAAAGCGATTGGGGGCGGCGTGTGGCGACTGCGATCACTGCAATGGGATACGGCCTCGCGGATGCCGCGATTGCTGCTACCATTTTGGCCATCGGCCTGAAGGCTGGAAGGCATCGAGAGGTGGTCGCGGGCAAACTCGGATTGCTTGCGGTGATCGTCGGCAGCCTTTCTGTCCAGACCCTAAAAAACCTGTTTTGCCGGTCCCGTCCCTTTACCGAAATGTCGGGCCAGTTTTTCGTGAATTTTCCTTGCCTGGGGAAGGGTGCCGGCTTCATTTCTTTCCCATCCGGCCATTCTGTAACCGCCTTCGCCCTCGCATTTGTGCTCGCCCGTACCTATCCCAGGTATGCGTGTCTCTTCTATGGACTGGCCGTCCTGGTCGCCCTCTCCAGAGTCTATCTCGCCAAGCATTTCCCTTCTGATGTAGTGGCCGGAGCCGCTATCGGGCTTTTGGCGGGTTGGATTACCTGTCGATTTTCGATTTTTTCCCCCGTGCATGGGCGCACCTGAGAAAGCGATACCTGCGGCAACCGGTTCCCGCCGTCGGGTTCGAGAAATTGCTGTGGGGAGCCTTCTCTTCAGTGTGTGTCTTCTCCTCTTTTTCTATCGTCTCGACTCGCTCTCACTGTTTGACGCAGACGAGCCGGCCTACGCTGAGGCGGCACGGGAGATGCTGATCTCGGGAGACTGGATCACGCCTCACTTCAATTTTCAGCCCCGCTTTGATAAACCGATCTTATTTTACTGGTTGATCGCGCTGGCCTACAAAGGATTCGGGATCGGCGAGTATGCCGCTCGCTTCTGGTCTGCGATCTTTGCGACCGGCCTGACGCTGTCAATTTACCAGTTCGGACGACAACTGCTGGGTCAACGGGGCGCATGTATTGCCGCTCTGGCCTTTGCCACGAATGTCGGGACCGTGGTTCTCGCGCGGGCGGCGGTCACCGATATGACGCTCGCCTTTTGTATGACCTGGGTACTCTTCAGTTTTTTCGATGTCTATCTGACGACGGACAAGACGCGCGAGCGTCTCCTCTTTGTTGGGTATCTTGCGATGGCGCTCGCCGTTCTCACGAAGGGCCCGATCGGCCTTCTACTCCCCGGACTGATTATCGGCCTGTTTCTGGTCATTCGAAGAAAGGCCCGGACGACTCTTTCCAGGCTCCGCCTGCTTCCCGGTATTGGCCTGTTTGCCGTGATCGCGCTACCTTGGTACCTTTTGGTCCTGCGGGAGAATGGATGGGCGTTTATTCAAGGATTCTTTGTGCAGC encodes:
- a CDS encoding phosphatase PAP2 family protein produces the protein MPRLQVDSKSSGSLARSVDGKVLGYAAALFVVLPFLVWYIDGPVESFIPSVQSDWGRRVATAITAMGYGLADAAIAATILAIGLKAGRHREVVAGKLGLLAVIVGSLSVQTLKNLFCRSRPFTEMSGQFFVNFPCLGKGAGFISFPSGHSVTAFALAFVLARTYPRYACLFYGLAVLVALSRVYLAKHFPSDVVAGAAIGLLAGWITCRFSIFSPVHGRT